From a region of the Haematobia irritans isolate KBUSLIRL chromosome 4, ASM5000362v1, whole genome shotgun sequence genome:
- the LOC142236853 gene encoding uncharacterized protein LOC142236853 isoform X2 → MKAPLFLKTKNQFPFDGSQVRILVYRECDTRGRRLLFDSNALEKVYLKEKNGNNSSKQNVVKSTLSSFTVQQQNSSNNLNNNHKESLLADKLRNSSTTANKGHSNGGFIDVCDEYGYKHNRPNTTDITSIGEMVFGALAMSFRGTSLKVHWLEPPSRLLCSQVFLTPVRQTNGHSPYSTLSTNSLATPRTSICSEHGSIDGLSMGSFSLPFSVGIGRRQSLTHSDLSTSVSSPLDVPSIDQQSILTSSESAADSGHRFSSTHSTGNDSGYSAMSRGGGHSSCDQWSASYQYSTRSSLGSVISEQSERVRKSSIDSNFYPSSNLGSVNGMRLSSDGSLQRRISRNIVTSFENENSMNDLIGFVTDNYTNVMLNQTGCGAGGSEGLNLGVNYRRTSYAANESRSNPEMGRRREVSSNMKSISRRAKLGLAVCITMSESFEEEMELFCSEHIALFESMLSRLRASTERAYIHHNQFLQIMFQIWQDTQQWFLDLFTAPRIKCPVWLSITTSGSKYSKNVAERFIKELCWLLSFADTKDTNFFISTMLTAILTHHLGWVPTVSPFSSSSSTAAIEQRAKLLQVSHKHPYNALWAQMGDLFGAIGIPPKIARTVIYGTEKLSIERLLNVLTYFIRCGEVRRSSKKEDFCKETVNDIVAQTKNETFKKSTLLGKCLRSGESMGLLAQGSGGKTLSRTQTCKQNLSGLQDGIDFGIYEKDEEYGEDDDEAIRTYKKNEIPTVLAFRDSRFVQQELRIGNYLMDTGIEKNSLPQYQQAKQKASNSKSDGRIRLTLTTPDNVELIVEDPTLAVDEDCVMEAIEIEPIPNTSSAKETSLVYNNQGKPKKPFFWSMTAGDVKEGLSLTEVNKIQKPLQESVDQKQKPGEEQLSGEKAKTTHLSLSDLITQNSMGKSDCPMTWGIEPVKENVSLEEQIHFDFCQKLIEREHGICRTKDDGKGVLFVLGDNEPLVNIKKSTEDLSTNALTTPTDGQTTAQSEEFLCPLHQQLYNHPTSDKSTTGTGSSILNPNPHQQLKKHSGVKFNFEQYPQIVTNYMKSKNLLMTNYDLLMDKCSKLETQNSPQTATYSTTASTAENQITNGTFPQTHTTTTSTPSTSCLVCKGLLNAYQTPSNATELEFEIDEVHGFLNKRGTSPTLLGKTTATASTSTTATTLTSVSSQASVQTLISASDQQTVEISANNDESEDIVDAATTRTADGYKKATFNANHRKCSSQRGSVSSVAAKCAAVNEAMHLLHLPIPPIKEFPQDDELTGDMKLPVGFIPSLFLNVNDHYIPDMVLQGTYASPSKWEINLREDLALAAHSASLISLPAENIAIIADMEKWDVKLISSQTQHFPYAGGQSAPVGMSQLVSSMLETVQIMNSAGISAYECLSFMESKLQEIYLHSETLAAFLLETDFCSLSAVTTALNLSENDVPLLLSIASIHTPQISKKCGISFR, encoded by the exons ATGAAGGCGCCACTTTTCCTGAAAACTAAAAA TCAGTTTCCATTTGATGGAAGTCAAGTacgcatattggtctatagggaGTGTGATACACGTGGCAGGCGTTTGCTGTTTGATTCAAATGCCTTGGAAAAAGTGtatctgaaagaaaaaaatggcaATAATTCATCGAAACAAAATGTGGTCAAGTCTACATTGTCATCGTTTACGGTACAACAGCAGAATTCGTCCAATAATTTGAATAACAATCATAAGGAATCACTGTTAGCTGATAAATTACGGAATTCATCTACTACTGCGAATAAAGGACATTCTAATGGAGGATTTATTGATGTTTGTGATGAGTATGGTTACAAA cACAATAGGCCGAATACCACTGATATTACCAGTATTGGAGAAATGGTATTTGGCGCCCTGGCCATGTCATTTAGAGGTACGTCGTTAAAAGTGCATTGGCTAGAGCCCCCATCAAGACTGCTATGTTCGCAAGTTTTTCTGACACCTGTCAGGCAGACCAATGGTCATTCTCCATATTCCACACTATCTACAAATAGCCTTGCTACCCCGCGCACCTCAATATGTAGTGAACATGGTTCAATAGATGGCTTATCAATGGGTTCCTTCTCTCTGCCCTTTTCTGTAGGCATTGGACGAAGACAAAGTCTAACACATAGTGATCTCAGTACATCCGTTTCGTCACCCCTTGATGTACCCTCCATAGACCAGCAATCGATTTTGACTAGCAGTGAAAGTGCAGCAGACAGTGGCCATCGGTTTTCCTCAACCCACAGTACTGGTAATGATTCTGGTTATTCGGCAATGAGTCGTGGAGGTGGGCATTCATCATGTGATCAATGGTCAGCGTCTTATCAATATTCAACTCGTAGCAGTTTAGGATCTGTGATATCTGAGCAATCGGAACGCGTACGTAAAAGTAGCATCGATTCGAATTTTTACCCCAGCAGCAATTTAGGGAGTGTAAATGGCATGAGACTCTCCAGTGATGGTAGCCTACAAAGAAGAATATCCCGAAATATTGTGACGTcatttgaaaatgaaaattccatgaaCGACCTAATTGGCTTCGTCACGGACAACTACACCAATGTTATGTTGAACCAAACCGGTTGCGGCGCTGGTGGTAGTGAAGGACTTAATTTAGGAGTAAATTACCGTAGGACTAGCTATGCCGCTAACGAATCTCGTAGTAATCCAGAAATGGGTCGACGGCGGGAAGTTTCCAGCAATATGAAGTCAATATCGAGAAGAGCTAAGCTTGGTCTAGCAGTGTGCATTACTATGAGTGAATCATTTGAGGAAGAAATGGAATTATTTTGCAGTGAGCACATAGCGCTCTTCGAGAGCATGTTGAGCCGTTTAAGAGCAAGCACCGAAAGGGCATACATTCATCACAACcagtttttgcaaattatgtTTCAAATATGGCAGGATACTCAGCAGTGGTTTCTTGATTTATTCACGGCGCCACGTATTAAGTGTCCCGTATGGTTGAGTATAACAACGAGTGGTAGCAAGTACTCAAAAAATGTGGCCGAACGTTTCATAAAGGAATTGTGTTGGTTGCTTTCTTTTGCCGATACCAAAGATACAAATTT TTTCATAAGTACCATGTTGACTGCCATACTGACTCATCACTTAGGTTGGGTGCCCACCGTCTCACCATTTAGTTCGTCATCATCCACTGCAGCAATTGAACAACGAGCAAAATTGCTTCAAGTGTCGCATAAGCATCCGTATAATGCTTTGTGGGCCCAAATGGGTGATTTGTTCGGGGCTATTGGAATACCGCCCAAGATTGCACGGACTGTTATATATGGAACGGAGAAGTTGTCCATAGAAAGATTATTGAATGTCCTTACCTATTTCATTAGATGTGGCGAAGTGCGTAGGTCTTCCAAAAAAGAGGACTTTTGCAAGGAAACCGTCAATGATATTGTGGCACAAACtaaaaatgaaactttcaaAAAGTCTACCCTCCTCGGAAAATGTCTTCGTAGTGGAGAATCAATGGGTTTGTTGGCGCAAGGGAGTGGAGGGAAAACGTTAAGTAGAACTCAGACTTGCAAGCAAAATCTTAGTGGCTTACAAGACggcattgattttggaatttatgAAAAAGATGAGGAGTATGGAGAAGACGACGACGAGGCTATTCGCAcatataaaaagaacgaaattcccACAGTGTTAGCATTTAGAGATTCCCGATTTGTTCAGCAAGAATTGCGAATTGGTAATTATCTCATGGACACTGGAATAGAGAAAAACTCTTTGCCTCAATATCAGCAGGCAAAACAAAAAGCCAGTAATAGTAAAAGTGATGGGAGAATTCGTCTTACTTTAACCACACCTGATAATGTAGAATTAATTGTCGAGGATCCCACATTGGCTGTGGATGAAGATTGCGTAATGGAAGCCATAGAAATCGAACCCATACCCAACACTAGCAGTGCAAAAGAAACTTCGTTAGTTTATAATAATCAGGGAAAGCCAAAGAAACCATTCTTTTGGAGTATGACTGCTGGTGATGTTAAAGAAGGTCTAAGTCTAACCGAAGTAAACAAAATCCAGAAACCCTTACAAGAATCTGTCGACCAAAAACAGAAGCCTGGGGAAGAACAACTGAGCGGAGAAAAAGCGAAAACTACGCATTTGTCATTATCAGATCTGATAACCCAGAACAGCATGGGGAAAAGTGATTGTCCCATGACATGGGGCATTGAACCAGTTAAAGAAAACGTCAGCTTGGAAGAACAaatacattttgatttttgccaaaaattgattGAACGGGAGCACGGTATTTGTCGCACCAAAGATGATGGCAAGGGCGTGCTATTTGTTTTGGGTGACAATGAACCACTGGTGAACATTAAGAAGAGTACAGAAGATTTGAGCACGAATGCATTAACAACACCAACTGATGGTCAAACAACGGCCCAATCAGAAGAGTTTTTGTGTCCTTTGCACCAACAACTGTACAATCATCCTACGTCTGACAAGTCGACTACAGGCACCGGAAGTAGCATCTTAAATCCTAACCCGCACCAGCAATTGAAAAAGCATTCTggagttaaatttaactttgaACAGTATCCCCAGATTGTGACAAACTACATGAAAAGCAAAAATCTCCTCATGACCAACTACGACTTACTAATGGACAAATGTTCAAAATTGGAAACTCAAAATAGCCCACAAACAGCAACCTATAGTACTACAGCGTCGacagctgaaaatcaaataacAAATGGAACATTCCCACAAACACACACCACAACCACCAGCACCCCCTCCACTTCTTGTTTAGTATGCAAAGGTCTCCTAAACGCATATCAGACGCCATCCAATGCTACTGAGTTAGAATTTGAAATAGATGAAGTTCATGGATTTCTCAATAAACGTGGAACTTCGCCAACATTACTTGGAAAAACTACTGCAACTGCATCTACATCGACAACAGCAACAACGTTAACCTCGGTCAGTTCGCAGGCATCTGTGCAAACATTAATATCGGCGAGTGATCAACAAACAGTGGAAATAAGTGCAAATAATGACGAAAGTGAAGATATTGTTGATGCAGCTACAACGCGAACTGCAGATGGTTACAAGAAAGCAACCTTCAACGCGAACCATAGAAAGTGTTCGTCACAACGTGGTTCTGTGTCATCAGTCGCTGCAAAATGTGCGGCAGTCAATGAAGCTATGCATCTGTTACACTTGCCTATACCCCCTATTAAGGAGTTTCCGCAGGATGATGAACTAACGGGCGATATGAAGTTACCCGTTGGCTTCATTCCTTCATTGTTCTTGAATGTTAATGACCATTATATACCGGATATGGTATTGCAG GGTACGTATGCCTCTCCTTCCAAATGGGAAATAAATCTGCGAGAAGATCTGGCGCTGGCCGCTCATTCCGCTTCTTTAATATCACTGCCCGCCGAAAACATTGCCATTATTGCTGATATGGAAAAATGGGATGTAAAACTCATTTCATCACAAACCCAACATTTCCCATACGCCGGCGGACAAAGTGCTCCAGTGGGCATGTCTCAATTGGTCTCATCAATGCTTGAAACTGTTCAAATCATGAATAGTGCCGGTATATCTGCTTATGAG TGTCTATCTTTTATGGAATCAAAACTGCAGGAAATATATCTGCATTCGGAAACATTAGcggcatttctattggaaactgACTTTTGTTCTTTGAGTGCTGTAACTACAGCTCTAAATCTCTCTGAAAACGATGTGCCCTTATTGCTTTCCATTGCATCAATTCATACACCACAAATCAGTAAAAAATGTGGCATTAGCTTTAGATGA
- the LOC142236853 gene encoding uncharacterized protein LOC142236853 isoform X1 gives MALLNKLFFPSSTSTPTPSTSTNTQNPTTSTGNNNTHIPSASSLKYGGNRKGHNQSTHSKNYLSQFPFDGSQVRILVYRECDTRGRRLLFDSNALEKVYLKEKNGNNSSKQNVVKSTLSSFTVQQQNSSNNLNNNHKESLLADKLRNSSTTANKGHSNGGFIDVCDEYGYKHNRPNTTDITSIGEMVFGALAMSFRGTSLKVHWLEPPSRLLCSQVFLTPVRQTNGHSPYSTLSTNSLATPRTSICSEHGSIDGLSMGSFSLPFSVGIGRRQSLTHSDLSTSVSSPLDVPSIDQQSILTSSESAADSGHRFSSTHSTGNDSGYSAMSRGGGHSSCDQWSASYQYSTRSSLGSVISEQSERVRKSSIDSNFYPSSNLGSVNGMRLSSDGSLQRRISRNIVTSFENENSMNDLIGFVTDNYTNVMLNQTGCGAGGSEGLNLGVNYRRTSYAANESRSNPEMGRRREVSSNMKSISRRAKLGLAVCITMSESFEEEMELFCSEHIALFESMLSRLRASTERAYIHHNQFLQIMFQIWQDTQQWFLDLFTAPRIKCPVWLSITTSGSKYSKNVAERFIKELCWLLSFADTKDTNFFISTMLTAILTHHLGWVPTVSPFSSSSSTAAIEQRAKLLQVSHKHPYNALWAQMGDLFGAIGIPPKIARTVIYGTEKLSIERLLNVLTYFIRCGEVRRSSKKEDFCKETVNDIVAQTKNETFKKSTLLGKCLRSGESMGLLAQGSGGKTLSRTQTCKQNLSGLQDGIDFGIYEKDEEYGEDDDEAIRTYKKNEIPTVLAFRDSRFVQQELRIGNYLMDTGIEKNSLPQYQQAKQKASNSKSDGRIRLTLTTPDNVELIVEDPTLAVDEDCVMEAIEIEPIPNTSSAKETSLVYNNQGKPKKPFFWSMTAGDVKEGLSLTEVNKIQKPLQESVDQKQKPGEEQLSGEKAKTTHLSLSDLITQNSMGKSDCPMTWGIEPVKENVSLEEQIHFDFCQKLIEREHGICRTKDDGKGVLFVLGDNEPLVNIKKSTEDLSTNALTTPTDGQTTAQSEEFLCPLHQQLYNHPTSDKSTTGTGSSILNPNPHQQLKKHSGVKFNFEQYPQIVTNYMKSKNLLMTNYDLLMDKCSKLETQNSPQTATYSTTASTAENQITNGTFPQTHTTTTSTPSTSCLVCKGLLNAYQTPSNATELEFEIDEVHGFLNKRGTSPTLLGKTTATASTSTTATTLTSVSSQASVQTLISASDQQTVEISANNDESEDIVDAATTRTADGYKKATFNANHRKCSSQRGSVSSVAAKCAAVNEAMHLLHLPIPPIKEFPQDDELTGDMKLPVGFIPSLFLNVNDHYIPDMVLQGTYASPSKWEINLREDLALAAHSASLISLPAENIAIIADMEKWDVKLISSQTQHFPYAGGQSAPVGMSQLVSSMLETVQIMNSAGISAYECLSFMESKLQEIYLHSETLAAFLLETDFCSLSAVTTALNLSENDVPLLLSIASIHTPQISKKCGISFR, from the exons TCAGTTTCCATTTGATGGAAGTCAAGTacgcatattggtctatagggaGTGTGATACACGTGGCAGGCGTTTGCTGTTTGATTCAAATGCCTTGGAAAAAGTGtatctgaaagaaaaaaatggcaATAATTCATCGAAACAAAATGTGGTCAAGTCTACATTGTCATCGTTTACGGTACAACAGCAGAATTCGTCCAATAATTTGAATAACAATCATAAGGAATCACTGTTAGCTGATAAATTACGGAATTCATCTACTACTGCGAATAAAGGACATTCTAATGGAGGATTTATTGATGTTTGTGATGAGTATGGTTACAAA cACAATAGGCCGAATACCACTGATATTACCAGTATTGGAGAAATGGTATTTGGCGCCCTGGCCATGTCATTTAGAGGTACGTCGTTAAAAGTGCATTGGCTAGAGCCCCCATCAAGACTGCTATGTTCGCAAGTTTTTCTGACACCTGTCAGGCAGACCAATGGTCATTCTCCATATTCCACACTATCTACAAATAGCCTTGCTACCCCGCGCACCTCAATATGTAGTGAACATGGTTCAATAGATGGCTTATCAATGGGTTCCTTCTCTCTGCCCTTTTCTGTAGGCATTGGACGAAGACAAAGTCTAACACATAGTGATCTCAGTACATCCGTTTCGTCACCCCTTGATGTACCCTCCATAGACCAGCAATCGATTTTGACTAGCAGTGAAAGTGCAGCAGACAGTGGCCATCGGTTTTCCTCAACCCACAGTACTGGTAATGATTCTGGTTATTCGGCAATGAGTCGTGGAGGTGGGCATTCATCATGTGATCAATGGTCAGCGTCTTATCAATATTCAACTCGTAGCAGTTTAGGATCTGTGATATCTGAGCAATCGGAACGCGTACGTAAAAGTAGCATCGATTCGAATTTTTACCCCAGCAGCAATTTAGGGAGTGTAAATGGCATGAGACTCTCCAGTGATGGTAGCCTACAAAGAAGAATATCCCGAAATATTGTGACGTcatttgaaaatgaaaattccatgaaCGACCTAATTGGCTTCGTCACGGACAACTACACCAATGTTATGTTGAACCAAACCGGTTGCGGCGCTGGTGGTAGTGAAGGACTTAATTTAGGAGTAAATTACCGTAGGACTAGCTATGCCGCTAACGAATCTCGTAGTAATCCAGAAATGGGTCGACGGCGGGAAGTTTCCAGCAATATGAAGTCAATATCGAGAAGAGCTAAGCTTGGTCTAGCAGTGTGCATTACTATGAGTGAATCATTTGAGGAAGAAATGGAATTATTTTGCAGTGAGCACATAGCGCTCTTCGAGAGCATGTTGAGCCGTTTAAGAGCAAGCACCGAAAGGGCATACATTCATCACAACcagtttttgcaaattatgtTTCAAATATGGCAGGATACTCAGCAGTGGTTTCTTGATTTATTCACGGCGCCACGTATTAAGTGTCCCGTATGGTTGAGTATAACAACGAGTGGTAGCAAGTACTCAAAAAATGTGGCCGAACGTTTCATAAAGGAATTGTGTTGGTTGCTTTCTTTTGCCGATACCAAAGATACAAATTT TTTCATAAGTACCATGTTGACTGCCATACTGACTCATCACTTAGGTTGGGTGCCCACCGTCTCACCATTTAGTTCGTCATCATCCACTGCAGCAATTGAACAACGAGCAAAATTGCTTCAAGTGTCGCATAAGCATCCGTATAATGCTTTGTGGGCCCAAATGGGTGATTTGTTCGGGGCTATTGGAATACCGCCCAAGATTGCACGGACTGTTATATATGGAACGGAGAAGTTGTCCATAGAAAGATTATTGAATGTCCTTACCTATTTCATTAGATGTGGCGAAGTGCGTAGGTCTTCCAAAAAAGAGGACTTTTGCAAGGAAACCGTCAATGATATTGTGGCACAAACtaaaaatgaaactttcaaAAAGTCTACCCTCCTCGGAAAATGTCTTCGTAGTGGAGAATCAATGGGTTTGTTGGCGCAAGGGAGTGGAGGGAAAACGTTAAGTAGAACTCAGACTTGCAAGCAAAATCTTAGTGGCTTACAAGACggcattgattttggaatttatgAAAAAGATGAGGAGTATGGAGAAGACGACGACGAGGCTATTCGCAcatataaaaagaacgaaattcccACAGTGTTAGCATTTAGAGATTCCCGATTTGTTCAGCAAGAATTGCGAATTGGTAATTATCTCATGGACACTGGAATAGAGAAAAACTCTTTGCCTCAATATCAGCAGGCAAAACAAAAAGCCAGTAATAGTAAAAGTGATGGGAGAATTCGTCTTACTTTAACCACACCTGATAATGTAGAATTAATTGTCGAGGATCCCACATTGGCTGTGGATGAAGATTGCGTAATGGAAGCCATAGAAATCGAACCCATACCCAACACTAGCAGTGCAAAAGAAACTTCGTTAGTTTATAATAATCAGGGAAAGCCAAAGAAACCATTCTTTTGGAGTATGACTGCTGGTGATGTTAAAGAAGGTCTAAGTCTAACCGAAGTAAACAAAATCCAGAAACCCTTACAAGAATCTGTCGACCAAAAACAGAAGCCTGGGGAAGAACAACTGAGCGGAGAAAAAGCGAAAACTACGCATTTGTCATTATCAGATCTGATAACCCAGAACAGCATGGGGAAAAGTGATTGTCCCATGACATGGGGCATTGAACCAGTTAAAGAAAACGTCAGCTTGGAAGAACAaatacattttgatttttgccaaaaattgattGAACGGGAGCACGGTATTTGTCGCACCAAAGATGATGGCAAGGGCGTGCTATTTGTTTTGGGTGACAATGAACCACTGGTGAACATTAAGAAGAGTACAGAAGATTTGAGCACGAATGCATTAACAACACCAACTGATGGTCAAACAACGGCCCAATCAGAAGAGTTTTTGTGTCCTTTGCACCAACAACTGTACAATCATCCTACGTCTGACAAGTCGACTACAGGCACCGGAAGTAGCATCTTAAATCCTAACCCGCACCAGCAATTGAAAAAGCATTCTggagttaaatttaactttgaACAGTATCCCCAGATTGTGACAAACTACATGAAAAGCAAAAATCTCCTCATGACCAACTACGACTTACTAATGGACAAATGTTCAAAATTGGAAACTCAAAATAGCCCACAAACAGCAACCTATAGTACTACAGCGTCGacagctgaaaatcaaataacAAATGGAACATTCCCACAAACACACACCACAACCACCAGCACCCCCTCCACTTCTTGTTTAGTATGCAAAGGTCTCCTAAACGCATATCAGACGCCATCCAATGCTACTGAGTTAGAATTTGAAATAGATGAAGTTCATGGATTTCTCAATAAACGTGGAACTTCGCCAACATTACTTGGAAAAACTACTGCAACTGCATCTACATCGACAACAGCAACAACGTTAACCTCGGTCAGTTCGCAGGCATCTGTGCAAACATTAATATCGGCGAGTGATCAACAAACAGTGGAAATAAGTGCAAATAATGACGAAAGTGAAGATATTGTTGATGCAGCTACAACGCGAACTGCAGATGGTTACAAGAAAGCAACCTTCAACGCGAACCATAGAAAGTGTTCGTCACAACGTGGTTCTGTGTCATCAGTCGCTGCAAAATGTGCGGCAGTCAATGAAGCTATGCATCTGTTACACTTGCCTATACCCCCTATTAAGGAGTTTCCGCAGGATGATGAACTAACGGGCGATATGAAGTTACCCGTTGGCTTCATTCCTTCATTGTTCTTGAATGTTAATGACCATTATATACCGGATATGGTATTGCAG GGTACGTATGCCTCTCCTTCCAAATGGGAAATAAATCTGCGAGAAGATCTGGCGCTGGCCGCTCATTCCGCTTCTTTAATATCACTGCCCGCCGAAAACATTGCCATTATTGCTGATATGGAAAAATGGGATGTAAAACTCATTTCATCACAAACCCAACATTTCCCATACGCCGGCGGACAAAGTGCTCCAGTGGGCATGTCTCAATTGGTCTCATCAATGCTTGAAACTGTTCAAATCATGAATAGTGCCGGTATATCTGCTTATGAG TGTCTATCTTTTATGGAATCAAAACTGCAGGAAATATATCTGCATTCGGAAACATTAGcggcatttctattggaaactgACTTTTGTTCTTTGAGTGCTGTAACTACAGCTCTAAATCTCTCTGAAAACGATGTGCCCTTATTGCTTTCCATTGCATCAATTCATACACCACAAATCAGTAAAAAATGTGGCATTAGCTTTAGATGA
- the SMSr gene encoding sphingomyelin synthase related — protein MFPDDEINKEASLNQEDYINRDIVLEWEVNQVVEWAKKNKQTPDIVKCLLLEQIDGQVLLCLTEEDVRDFRYRLNYNLKFGELKKLWHAIYKLQSIPNSSPTPSISQLHNSGGSHMNSTKPLNTRNNIPRTEGSPHHHSHVRNTSGSTAPPYMLGSCGIYHHNCNGRNYNIPCGVLLDSYNDCESCAPEVSSVSDKCSANIPPEFFKTAISLGYSFLVTWITSFVMVIVHERVPDMKRYPPLPDIFLDNVPHIPWAFHMCEITGTLLFTIWACVCIFHKSRMVILRRFFALAGTVFLLRCVTMLITSLSVPGTHLQCNQNDYAIDDTSLTLTESLYLRISRAYTIWSGLGMSIQGVRTCGDYMFSGHTVALTLLNFFITEYTPRNLYFLHTLSWLLNMFGIFFILAAHEHYSIDVFVAFYITSRLFLYYHTLANNQALMQRDSNRTRIWFPMFSYFESSVDGIIPNEFDTISEIMDNLLRLLIELKDTIMLTTYRLWVEAPNLSISSKNVLFVPRGLLSASKKQRNASTSTTLTTTTSTKQSEFGRNNDEDANNSIAMNRKMETQKNISSSSLRATVTLTEGGIDTNTTDVVFSKTQNQNTENLLLLTNNNRHVENKTTKLS, from the exons atgtttccgGACGACGAAATCAATAAGGAAGCCTCCTTAAATCAGGAGGACTATATAAACAGAGACATTGTGTTGGAATGGGAGGTCAATCAGGTGGTTGAATGggcaaagaaaaataaacaaaccccTGATATTGTGAAATGTCTGCTATTGGAGCAAATAGATGGACAGGTGCTTTTATGCCTTACTGAAGAGGATGTGAGAGATTTTCGTTATCGTCtcaattacaatttaaaatttggagAGCTTAAGAAATTATGGCATGCCATCTATAAATTACAGAGTATTCCGAATAGTTCACCAACGCCATCCATTTCCCAGCTACACAACAGTGGAGGCAGTCATATGAATTCTACAAAGCCATTGAACACAAGAAATAATATTCCACGTACTGAAGGTTCACCACATCATCACAGTCATGTTAGGAATACTTCAGGCAGTACGGCTCCACCATACATGCTTGGAAGTTGTGGTATATACCACCATAATTGTAATGGAAGAAATTATAACATTCCCTGCGGAGTTTTATTGGACTCGTACAATGATTGCGAAAGTTGTGCACCAGAAGTCTCTTCAGTATCGGATAAATGTTCTGCGAACATACCTCCAGAATTTTTCAAAACGGCTATTAGCTTAG GTTATTCATTTCTAGTAACATGGATTACGTCATTTGTTATGGTTATCGTCCATGAAAGGGTGCCTGATATGAAACGTTATCCTCCACTTCCTGACATATTTCTCGATAATGTACCTCATATACCTTGGGCCTTCCATATGTGTGAAATTACTGGGACTCTTCTATTTACTATCTGGGCATGCGTttgtatttttcacaaaagtcgCATGGTgattttaagaagattttttgcATTGGCTGGAACAGTATTCCTTTTACGATGTGTAACAATGTTGATAACATCATTGAGTGTTCCGGGTACCCATTTGCAATGCAATCAAAATGATTATGCTATAGATGATACATC TTTaacattaaccgaaagtttataTTTACGCATATCGAGGGCGTACACTATATGGAGTGGTTTGGGTATGTCTATACAAGGAGTTCGCACATGCGGAGATTACATGTTTAGTGGTCATACCGTTGCCCTGACTTTGTTGAATTTCTTCATAACGGAAT ATACTCCACGTAATCTATACTTTTTACATACATTAAGTTGGCTGCTGAATATGTTTGGGATATTCTTCATCTTGGCGGCACATGAACATTATTCAATCGATGTTTTTGTGGCATTTTATATAACCTCGCGTTTATTTCTGTATTATCACACCTTGGCGAACAATCAAGCATTGATGCAACGTGATTCAAATCGTACTCGCATATGGTTCCCCATGTTTAGTTATTTTGAAAGTTCCGTCGACGGTATAATACCAAATGAATTCGATACAATATCAGAAATAATGGACAATCTGCTACGTTTGTTAATTGAGCTCAAGGATACTATAATGTTAACAACCTACCGTTTGTGGGTAGAGGCGCCAAATCTCAGCATATCGTCGAAGAACGTACTATTTGTGCCACGGGGACTTTTATCAGCAAGCAAGAAACAACGTAATGCTTCCACATCTACTACATTGACAACCACAACCTCAACAAAACAATCGGAATTCGGCCGAAATAATGATGAAGATGCTAACAATAGTATAGCAATGAATAGAAAAATGGAAACGCAAAAGAATATATCGTCATCATCGTTACGTGCTACAGTTACTTTGACAGAAGGTGGGATTGATACAAATACTACAGATGTTGTATTCTCAAagacccaaaatcaaaatactgaaaatctATTATTGCTAACAAATAACAATAGGCATGTTGAGAATAAAACCACAAAATTATCCTAA